A portion of the Pleuronectes platessa chromosome 15, fPlePla1.1, whole genome shotgun sequence genome contains these proteins:
- the ubl3a gene encoding ubiquitin-like protein 3a, with amino-acid sequence MTGSTPADMINLRLILVSGKTKEFLFSPNESAADIAKHVYDNWPMDWEEEQVSSPNILRLIYQGRFLHGNVTLGALKLPLGKTTVMHLVARETLPEPNSQGQRNREKTGESNCCVIL; translated from the exons ATAAACCTGCGGCTTATTTTAGTCAGCGGCAAGACAAAAgaattcctcttctctccaaatGAGTCGGCTGCAGACATCGCCAAACACGTCTACGATAACTGGCCGATGG ACTGGGAGGAAGAGCAGGTCAGCAGTCCTAACATCCTGAGGCTCATCTACCAGGGACGTTTTCTACACGGCAACGTAACTCTAGgag CCCTCAAACTGCCCTTGGGGAAGACCACAGTGATGCATTTAGTTGCCAGAGAGACTTTGCCTGAGCCAAATTCCCAAG gtcagaggaacagagagaagaCCGGGGAGAGTAACTGCTGTGTCATCCTGTAA
- the LOC128457481 gene encoding olfactory receptor 1496-like, which produces MEFFNSALGKNITFVRPVYFIIKGFIGIPHVKYYYIFLCFMYIFSVLANTAVMAVICLDPNLRTPKYIIVFNLAFTDLFGNSALVPKVLDVFLFNHHLIPYNDCLTFLFFCYTCLSMQSLNLVALAYDRLIAIGYPLQYHVKITHRSMFCVIASFWLSIVTVILIAAGLLTRLSFCQSVVIRSYFCDHGQLFRLACNDTTPTTIMAYLLSTLILWFPLVFIVCTYLYISYALSKVTTVQGRLKALKTCTAHLSLVAIYFIPILVTFTIGKNIHPNARIINLSLTSVFPPTLNPIIYVLQTQEIKESVRKLLKIRKKSGIKVKKVIIR; this is translated from the coding sequence ATGGAGTTTTTCAACTCGGCTCTCGGGAAGAACATCACCTTTGTGCGTCCTGTGTATTTCATAATAAAAGGATTTATCGGAATACCTCATGTCAAGTATTATTACAtctttctgtgttttatgtatATCTTTTCCGTGCTGGCAAACACTGCAGTCATGGCCGTAATATGTTTGGATCCCAATCTGAGAACTCCAAAGTATATCATAGTTTTTAACCTGGCCTTTACAGACCTGTTTGGTAACTCTGCTCTGGTGCCGAAGGTCCTGGACGTCTTCCTGTTCAACCATCATCTCATCCCCTACAACGACTGCCTGACCTTCCTGTTCTTCTGCTACACCTGTCTCTCCATGCAGTCTCTCAACCTGGTGGCTCTCGCCTACGACAGACTCATAGCGATCGGTTACCCGCTGCAATACCATGTGAAGATCACTCACAGGTCCATGTTTTGTGTTATCGCCTCTTTTTGGCTCTCTATCGTCACTGTGATATTGATCGCAGCCGGCCTTCTCACCAGACTCTCCTTCTGTCAGTCCGTAGTGATCAGGAGTTATTTCTGTGACCACGGTCAGTTGTTTCGTCTGGCCTGCAACGACACCACACCCACTACTATCATGGCCTATCTGTTATCAACTCTCATCCTCTGGTTCCCTCTGGTATTCATCGTGTGCACGTACCTGTACATCAGCTATGCTTTGAGCAAAGTGACCACGGTTCAGGGGCGGCTGAAGGCCTTAAAAACCTGCACAGCTCATCTGTCACTCGTGGCCATCTACTTCATCCCGATATTAGTCACATTTACTATTGGGAAGAATATTCATCCCAACGCCAGGATCATTAACTTGTCTCTGACCTCTGTCTTTCCTCCCACGTTGAACCCGATTATTTATGTTCTGCAGACGCAAGAAATCAAAGAATCTGTGAGAAAATTATTAAAGATCAGAAAGAAATCTGGGATTAAAGTAAAGAAAGTTATTATCAGGTAA